In the Quercus lobata isolate SW786 chromosome 5, ValleyOak3.0 Primary Assembly, whole genome shotgun sequence genome, one interval contains:
- the LOC115991518 gene encoding G-type lectin S-receptor-like serine/threonine-protein kinase RKS1: MFNSLILIILFFKFCTSLDTLTTNQSIKDGQSLISIGNNFAIGFFSPGNSSYKYLGIWYVKVTPQTVVWVANRNHPIIDSSGVLSINQHGDLVLHDSNKRLLWSTNVSVQDQVTTSSVAQLHDSGNLVLVQDNNKKVVWQSFDHPTDTQLPNMKLGLNLGINMFLTSWKSKDDPGTGNYSYKINPNGSPQVFLYDGSTPYWRTPPWPWNNVTTATSSLDDKSIFVNNQDEISWYYFDNDPSFITRVVLDSTGLLQKLRWDDGVHQWKEQWSAPKYRCDKYGQCGPYSKCNPDNINKFECMCLPGYEPKSPRDWHLRDGSEGCVRKNSGLSMCKNGEGFVKLEHLNIPDSSLDAAWIGMSMSSSECEQACLTNCSCTAFTSMNIDGKGTGCLAWYGELMDILEYADEGSDLNVRVDAIELAKYIRKSKGSLSKQRKLAIALVSIVVPMFLVSLLAYIWLAKKKKTKVKRKVHKQSLNFASTKVSFEGHELEDSSTHPDLPIFDLSCIVAATENFSPTNKLGQGGFGSVFKGQLSNGQHIAVKRLSKSSGQGIGEFKNEVMLIAKLQHKNLVKLFGCCIQEDETMLIYEYMPNKSLDSIIFDHTRASFLNWKKRFEIILGIARGILYLHQDSRLKIIHRDLKASNVLVDAEMNPKISDFGMARIFKEDQTQDKTTRVVGTYGYMSPEYVVFGQFSTKSDVFSFGVILLEIVSGKKNCDSYQKHPSQNLIGHVWELWREDRALDIVDSSIKESYVSDEVLRCIQVGLLCVEEKVVDRPTMFVVNLMLSSETTLPSPKKPAFILGSPSKKLDSVIGGASCSINEVTITKFEAR, from the exons atgttcaactCTTTGATTCTAATCATTCTCTTCTTCAAATTTTGCACTTCCCTTGACACCTTAACAACAAACCAATCCATCAAGGATGGCCAATCTTTGATTTCCATAGGCAACAATTTTGCCATAGGCTTCTTCAGCCCTGGCAACTCTAGCTACAAGTATCTTGGCATTTGGTATGTCAAAGTGACACCACAAACTGTTGTGTGGGTTGCAAATAGGAACCATCCTATTATTGATTCTTCTGGAGTTCTCTCAATCAACCAACATGGAGATCTTGTCCTCCATGACAGTAATAAACGTCTACTTTGGTCTACAAATGTTTCTGTCCAAGACCAAGTGACAACCTCCTCGGTAGCTCAGCTTCATGATTCAGGAAACTTGGTATTAGTCCAGGACAATAACAAAAAGGTAGTGTGGCAAAGCTTTGACCATCCTACAGATACTCAGCTTCCAAACATGAAGCTTGGTTTGAATCTTGGAATTAACATGTTCCTAACATCTTGGAAGTCAAAAGATGACCCTGGAACTGGAAACTATAGCTATAAGATTAATCCTAATGGCTCTCCACAAGTGTTTTTGTACGACGGTTCAACCCCATATTGGAGAACTCCTCCTTGGCCATGGAATAATGTGACCACTGCAACAAGCTCATTAGATGATAAGTCCATTTTTGTTAACAACCAAGATGAAATATCTTGGTACTATTTTGATAATGACCCTTCCTTCATAACAAGAGTAGTGTTGGACAGCACTGGATTGCTTCAGAAACTTAGGTGGGATGATGGTGTTCATCAGTGGAAGGAACAATGGTCAGCACCTAAATACCGGTGTGACAAGTATGGGCAATGTGGTCCATATAGCAAATGCAATCctgataatattaataagtttgAGTGCATGTGTCTACCAGGGTATGAGCCTAAGTCTCCAAGGGATTGGCATCTCAGAGATGGTTCTGAGGGTTGTGTGAGGAAGAACTCGGGGTTGTCCATGTGTAAAAATGGAGAAGGTTTTGTAAAATTGGAGCATTTGAACATTCCCGATTCATCACTTGATGCAGCTTGGATAGGCATGAGTATGAGTAGCTCAGAGTGTGAGCAGGCATGCTTGACGAATTGTTCTTGCACAGCTTTTACCAGCATGAATATTGATGGGAAGGGAACTGGATGCTTGGCATGGTATGGTGAATTAATGGACATTCTAGAGTACGCAGATGAAGGGTCAGATCTAAATGTTCGTGTGGATGCGATTGAGTTAG CGAAGTATATAAGGAAATCCAAAGGCTCTCTTAGCAAGCAGAGGAAGCTGGCTATTGCATTAGTGTCTATTGTTGTGCCAATGTTTCTGGTATCCTTACTAGCCTATATTTGGCTagcgaagaagaagaaaacaaaag TGAAGAGAAAAGTACACAAGCAATCATTAAATTTTGCGAGTACCAAAGTTTCTTTCGAGGGGCATGAGCTCGAGGACAGTAGTACGCATCCAGATTTACCGATTTTCGATCTAAGCTGCATAGTTGCTGCCACTGAAAATTTCTCTCCTACCAACAAACTTGGGCAAGGAGGTTTTGGCTCTGTATTTAAG GGCCAATTATCTAATGGACAACATATAGCTGTAAAAAGGCTGTCCAAGAGTTCTGGACAAGGAATAGgagaattcaaaaatgaagttaTGTTGATTGCAAAACTTCAACACAAGAatcttgttaaattgtttggcTGTTGCATTCAAGAGGATGAAACGATGCTTATTTATGAATACATGCCCAACAAAAGTTTAGACTCtattatttttg ATCATACAAGAGCATCATTCCTAAATTGGAAGAAACGCTTTGAAATCATCCTTGGGATTGCTCGGGGAATTTTGTACCTTCACCAAGACTCAAGACTAAAAATAATCCATAGGGATCTTAAAGCCAGCAATGTTCTAGTAGATGCTGAGATGAATCCCAAGATTTCTGATTTTGGCATGGCTCGTATATTCAAAGAGGACCAAACTCAAGATAAGACAACCAGAGTTGTCGGAACATA TGGTTACATGTCACCAGAGTATGTAGTATTTGgacaattttcaacaaaatcagATGTCTTTAGTTTCGGTGTCATATTATTGGAGATTGTGAGTGGCAAGAAGAATTGTGATTCTTATCAGAAGCATCCTTCTCAAAATTTGATAGGGCAT GTTTGGGAACTATGGAGAGAAGATAGAGCTTTGGATATAGTTGATTCATCGATAAAGGAGTCATATGTTTCTGATGAAGTTTTGAGATGCATTCAAGTTGGTCTATTATGTGTTGAAGAAAAAGTAGTGGATCGGCCAACTATGTTTGTAGTTAATCTTATGCTGAGCAGTGAAACAACTCTTCCTTCTCCTAAAAAACCTGCCTTCATTTTAGGAAGTCCTTCCAAAAAATTGGACTCAGTCATAGGAGGAGCTTCTTGTTCTATAAATGAAGTGACAATAACTAAATTTGAAGCTAGATAA